A single genomic interval of Chryseobacterium paludis harbors:
- a CDS encoding helix-turn-helix domain-containing protein, protein MKIHFYQPANPVLRKYIQGYYFMSKDDPDHALRYLTFPNNFFIVSACQNAEVMENENKIEISQSPEENVLVDLVSRCTTSTEIYYIQAINEITIYFKPLGIYHFFSNENIVFLEDEIIASDFPEIVNSILNESDRETQIQKLEDYWLSKFIEKDLSFVKKITQNLETDISIEDIAQKNGITRQYVNKISKRYLAKSASEYRKVHRFRKALIQNKQIKNLTELSYENLFYDQSHFIKDFKELTKITPGTFFKKVNTEQKNIWLFI, encoded by the coding sequence ATGAAAATCCATTTTTACCAACCTGCGAATCCAGTACTAAGAAAATATATCCAGGGATATTATTTTATGTCTAAAGATGATCCTGATCATGCATTACGGTATCTTACATTTCCCAATAACTTTTTTATTGTATCGGCTTGCCAGAATGCTGAAGTAATGGAGAATGAAAATAAAATAGAAATTTCCCAATCTCCTGAAGAAAATGTACTTGTTGACCTCGTTTCGCGGTGTACCACCTCTACTGAGATATACTACATACAAGCTATCAATGAAATTACGATTTATTTTAAACCATTAGGAATATATCATTTTTTCAGTAATGAGAATATTGTATTTCTTGAAGATGAAATCATTGCCTCTGACTTTCCGGAAATAGTGAATTCTATTCTCAATGAATCAGACCGGGAAACACAAATACAAAAACTAGAAGATTATTGGCTTTCAAAATTTATAGAGAAGGATCTGAGCTTTGTAAAAAAGATAACGCAGAACCTTGAAACTGATATTAGTATCGAAGATATCGCTCAGAAGAATGGAATAACTCGTCAGTATGTCAATAAAATTTCTAAACGCTATCTCGCTAAATCTGCTTCTGAATATCGGAAAGTACATCGTTTTAGAAAGGCACTGATACAGAATAAACAAATAAAAAACCTGACAGAACTATCTTATGAAAATCTTTTTTATGACCAATCTCATTTTATAAAGGATTTTAAAGAGCTTACCAAAATAACTCCGGGTACTTTTTTTAAGAAAGTTAATACCGAACAGAAAAATATATGGTTGTTTATTTGA
- a CDS encoding MFS transporter has protein sequence MKKYAYIGCLGFIAVITTEFGVIGILPQIADYYKISIDKAGYLLSAFALIIALTGPFMTLLTSGFNRKSVMFTAIFIFLITGIVSYFSPPFWLLILVRILPAFLQPVYIATALSVAVSQADKKYSNQLMGIVFSGVAIAMVTTVPFATWIASLWSWEYSFLIQSIVSLIALIAIYCVLPSMPVKEKKTYGSQIKILTQPTFIISTAMNFFMITAWFSTYSYFADYLNKAKGMDSTMVSYMLFLFGIIGVIANWIAGKMLSKNITLTTAFFLSGTIIIMPVLLYWSDGSMIMTIIAIGIWGFLYSPSFLNASTYMISSAPNSLEFANSLATSFGNLGVTLGTTLGGWMIIRYDVQYNPWIGLFFGLLALLMIGLRSMIERKKKMVTARNS, from the coding sequence ATGAAAAAGTATGCATATATTGGATGTCTGGGGTTTATTGCAGTCATTACGACCGAATTTGGAGTCATTGGAATCTTACCACAAATAGCAGACTATTACAAAATAAGCATAGATAAAGCAGGCTATTTACTAAGTGCTTTCGCTTTAATCATTGCTTTAACAGGACCTTTTATGACCTTATTGACATCAGGATTTAACCGTAAAAGTGTAATGTTTACTGCGATATTTATATTTCTTATCACCGGAATTGTCTCTTATTTTTCTCCTCCATTTTGGCTTTTAATACTTGTAAGAATCTTACCTGCTTTCTTACAGCCTGTTTATATTGCAACAGCATTGTCTGTTGCGGTATCACAGGCTGATAAAAAATACAGTAATCAACTTATGGGTATTGTATTTAGTGGGGTAGCTATTGCAATGGTTACTACGGTTCCTTTTGCAACCTGGATTGCTAGTTTGTGGTCATGGGAATATTCATTTCTCATCCAGTCCATTGTAAGTTTAATTGCACTAATAGCCATTTATTGTGTATTGCCCTCTATGCCTGTAAAAGAAAAGAAAACATACGGAAGCCAGATTAAAATACTTACACAGCCTACTTTTATAATCAGCACAGCAATGAATTTTTTTATGATTACCGCTTGGTTTTCTACCTATAGTTATTTTGCAGATTATCTGAATAAAGCTAAGGGGATGGATTCTACCATGGTGAGTTATATGCTTTTTTTATTTGGAATTATCGGGGTCATTGCCAATTGGATCGCGGGAAAAATGCTTAGCAAAAATATAACACTTACTACAGCTTTTTTTCTTTCAGGAACTATTATTATTATGCCTGTACTTCTATATTGGTCTGATGGAAGTATGATCATGACTATTATTGCCATTGGAATTTGGGGGTTTCTGTATTCCCCGAGTTTTCTTAATGCGTCCACTTATATGATCTCTTCAGCACCGAATTCTTTGGAGTTTGCCAATAGTCTGGCTACTTCGTTTGGTAATTTGGGAGTAACTCTTGGAACAACACTCGGAGGCTGGATGATTATCCGTTATGACGTTCAGTATAATCCATGGATCGGGCTTTTTTTTGGACTGCTAGCCTTACTGATGATAGGGTTAAGAAGCATGATAGAGAGAAAAAAGAAAATGGTGACAGCAAGAAACAGTTAA
- a CDS encoding alpha/beta hydrolase yields the protein MQLTLPITQILNHLEKIQLFNALNPLEETRKYLDTMTFQLSEKKEAVKMIEEFNITHGKHEIPTRVYRPKGRENPSSSAIIYIHGGWFIAGGFETHDAVVRKLANKTGSVVIFIDYRLAPEHPFPAGLNDCTHVVKWVVDNAVSLGIDRHQIGIIGDSAGGALATSVSTQLGELFKFQILIYPAADNKLNTNSWSIYENGPVLNKKGGIEAWKHYYPTGENQPAPLAVPITN from the coding sequence ATGCAATTAACATTACCGATAACTCAAATTTTAAATCATTTAGAAAAAATACAGCTATTCAATGCACTTAATCCATTAGAAGAAACCCGAAAATACCTTGATACCATGACGTTTCAATTGAGTGAAAAAAAAGAGGCTGTAAAGATGATTGAGGAATTCAATATTACCCACGGAAAACATGAAATACCAACTAGAGTGTATCGTCCAAAAGGAAGGGAAAATCCAAGCTCTTCAGCCATCATCTATATACATGGAGGATGGTTTATTGCGGGGGGCTTTGAAACCCATGATGCTGTCGTTCGGAAATTAGCCAATAAAACTGGGTCAGTTGTCATTTTTATAGATTATAGATTGGCTCCGGAGCATCCTTTCCCTGCCGGACTCAATGATTGTACTCATGTGGTAAAATGGGTTGTTGATAATGCTGTATCTCTGGGGATAGACAGGCATCAGATTGGGATCATAGGTGACAGTGCAGGTGGAGCACTTGCTACCAGTGTTTCAACACAGCTAGGGGAACTGTTTAAGTTTCAGATCTTAATTTATCCTGCAGCTGATAATAAACTCAATACAAACTCCTGGTCAATCTATGAAAATGGACCTGTTTTAAACAAAAAAGGTGGAATTGAAGCCTGGAAACATTATTATCCTACGGGAGAAAACCAACCTGCTCCTTTAGCAGTTCCTATTACTAATTGA
- a CDS encoding DsbA family oxidoreductase has protein sequence MKIEIWSDVMCPFCYIGKNNFEQALEKLPFKDQVEVEWKSFQLDPTLNPSETKNTLTYFREKKGFPEAQASQMISQVAQMGKGAGIDFNFEKALITNTFSAHKLLHLSKKYHKSNEMEEALFIAHFIDGKNVGDPDTLVSIADSLGIDREEAKQAVTSEEFTHEVNEDIQQARNNGITGVPFFVLNGKYAVSGAQPVDVFENALQQTYKETVSSFTDLSNGENACDADGCSI, from the coding sequence ATGAAAATAGAAATCTGGTCGGATGTTATGTGTCCGTTTTGCTATATAGGAAAGAATAATTTTGAACAGGCTTTAGAAAAGTTACCCTTTAAAGATCAGGTAGAAGTAGAGTGGAAGAGTTTTCAACTGGATCCGACACTGAATCCATCAGAAACGAAAAACACCCTTACTTATTTTAGAGAAAAGAAAGGATTTCCTGAGGCTCAGGCTAGTCAAATGATCAGCCAGGTAGCACAAATGGGTAAAGGTGCGGGAATTGATTTTAATTTTGAAAAAGCTTTAATCACCAATACTTTTTCTGCTCATAAACTTCTACACTTATCAAAAAAGTATCATAAGTCTAATGAAATGGAAGAAGCATTATTTATTGCTCACTTTATTGACGGTAAGAATGTAGGTGATCCTGACACTTTAGTATCTATTGCAGACTCATTGGGTATTGACAGAGAGGAAGCAAAGCAGGCTGTAACTTCAGAGGAATTTACTCATGAAGTGAATGAAGATATTCAACAGGCAAGAAATAATGGAATTACAGGTGTCCCGTTTTTCGTTTTAAATGGTAAATATGCTGTATCAGGAGCCCAACCTGTTGACGTTTTTGAAAATGCACTTCAGCAAACATACAAAGAAACTGTTTCATCATTTACAGATCTTTCTAATGGAGAGAATGCCTGTGATGCTGATGGATGCAGTATTTAG
- a CDS encoding alpha/beta hydrolase, translating to MVILAEHDPLRDEGEELAQHMKDTGIPVHISFYKDMVHGFMHMGEILNEVQKAVDEMAIFASQNFETITEKQG from the coding sequence ATGGTTATTTTAGCAGAGCATGATCCATTAAGAGATGAAGGAGAAGAACTGGCACAGCATATGAAAGATACAGGGATTCCTGTCCATATCAGCTTCTATAAAGATATGGTTCATGGCTTTATGCATATGGGAGAAATTCTAAATGAAGTTCAGAAAGCTGTAGATGAGATGGCGATTTTTGCCAGTCAGAATTTTGAAACCATCACAGAAAAGCAGGGATGA
- a CDS encoding pyridoxal phosphate-dependent decarboxylase family protein translates to MNNEILPHGEVINSTLNHFSGKFENIFHQDNYDHYRSAINDTLNLVGTFLHRNDKPFSGIEAKTMKKKVQHIDLNQKLSSYEELLNEVDDIYVKHATAFHLPQYVAHLNCPIVIPALAGEILVSAINSSQDTYDQSAGGTFMERKLIDWTAERLGYTTESDGVFTAGGSQSNLMGLVMMRDCYSQKNLNHNIKQDGLPPEASRFRIFISDKAHFSNSKNASIMGLGEKSIVKVPTDNEFRMDITLLQKYMKREILMGNIPIGIIATAGTTDFGNVDPLEDIANIAAHHNIWMHVDAAYGCALLLSGKYRHLLNGIEKADSVTIDYHKSFFQPISSSAFIVKNKRELRILKHHADYLNPAEMDEEEIPAQINKSIIQSTRRFDALKLWFTLRMMGQEQLAEYTDRVIDLTKDVAEMITEDPEFELLSHTDLSVLVFRYLRSDIEDLNALNLHIKMKLFYSGEILVASTKVDGNFYLKFTFLNPITTTEDVHQILNKIKTHGEDFGTTN, encoded by the coding sequence ATGAACAACGAAATTTTGCCTCACGGGGAAGTGATAAATAGCACTTTGAATCACTTTTCGGGGAAATTTGAAAACATTTTTCATCAAGATAATTATGATCACTATCGTTCCGCTATCAATGACACTTTAAACCTAGTTGGAACTTTTCTTCATAGAAACGACAAACCATTTAGCGGTATCGAAGCTAAAACAATGAAAAAGAAGGTTCAGCACATCGATCTGAATCAAAAACTCTCTTCTTATGAAGAGTTATTAAATGAGGTAGATGATATCTACGTAAAGCATGCCACAGCTTTTCATCTTCCTCAATATGTTGCTCATCTTAATTGCCCAATCGTCATCCCTGCATTGGCCGGAGAAATCCTTGTCAGCGCCATCAATTCTTCCCAAGATACTTACGACCAAAGTGCCGGAGGTACTTTTATGGAAAGAAAACTGATCGACTGGACTGCAGAAAGATTAGGTTATACAACTGAAAGTGATGGTGTTTTTACCGCAGGAGGATCTCAAAGCAACCTAATGGGATTGGTGATGATGAGAGACTGCTATTCTCAAAAGAATTTAAATCACAATATTAAACAGGATGGTCTTCCACCTGAAGCCAGCCGTTTTAGAATCTTTATTTCTGATAAAGCTCATTTTAGCAACTCAAAGAATGCATCAATAATGGGATTGGGTGAGAAATCTATCGTCAAGGTTCCTACAGACAATGAGTTCCGTATGGACATCACTTTACTTCAAAAATACATGAAGAGGGAAATTCTTATGGGGAATATTCCTATCGGGATTATTGCTACTGCAGGAACTACAGATTTTGGAAATGTAGATCCTTTAGAAGACATTGCCAATATTGCAGCACATCACAATATATGGATGCACGTAGATGCAGCATATGGTTGTGCATTGCTTTTAAGTGGTAAATACCGCCATTTATTAAATGGAATAGAAAAAGCAGATTCTGTGACTATAGATTATCACAAATCATTCTTCCAGCCGATCAGCAGCAGTGCTTTTATCGTTAAAAACAAGAGAGAATTGCGAATCCTGAAACATCATGCAGATTACCTGAATCCAGCAGAAATGGATGAGGAGGAAATTCCTGCACAAATCAATAAGTCGATCATACAGAGTACCCGCAGATTTGATGCATTAAAATTATGGTTCACTTTAAGAATGATGGGACAGGAACAATTAGCTGAATACACAGACCGAGTAATCGATCTTACTAAAGATGTAGCAGAGATGATCACGGAAGATCCTGAATTTGAACTTTTATCTCATACAGACCTTAGTGTATTGGTATTCCGTTATCTGAGATCTGATATTGAAGATCTGAATGCCCTGAATCTGCATATTAAAATGAAACTTTTCTATAGTGGAGAAATCCTTGTTGCCAGTACCAAGGTTGATGGTAATTTCTACCTCAAGTTTACCTTCCTTAATCCGATCACTACAACTGAGGATGTTCATCAAATTTTAAATAAAATAAAAACTCATGGAGAAGACTTTGGAACAACAAACTAA
- a CDS encoding S41 family peptidase yields MKKILILAFSLYSLSSFCQNTNSPVIKEILGKVKDHYLDKDLYKKLDSELQLKNFESLNGKNLAEELTKQLRIISQDQHFFVKYVENFNPEDRKITKEITASNNFHNSLENFGFENVKRLEGNIGYINFKGFAEPNSSAKTLASAMDFVAHTNSLIIDLRENRGGDNGMLLLFCSYFFKEKTNLYCTYFRDKEKTVQNNTLSKVPGQKYLNKNVYILTSKQSFSAAEGLAYFLKAYKLAQVIGENTGGAANPVDPFIIGNKYLLLIPTGKVTAAITGGNWEHTGVSPDISTTSEKAFKTAHVLALKEILKNKTETDLNKSDLEKVIRQLENE; encoded by the coding sequence ATGAAAAAAATACTAATTCTTGCTTTTTCACTTTACTCTTTATCTTCTTTTTGTCAGAATACAAATAGCCCGGTCATAAAAGAGATTTTGGGAAAGGTCAAAGACCACTATTTAGACAAAGATCTTTATAAAAAACTGGATTCTGAACTTCAGTTGAAAAATTTCGAATCTCTTAATGGAAAAAATCTTGCCGAAGAACTTACGAAACAATTAAGAATAATATCTCAAGATCAACACTTTTTTGTTAAATACGTGGAGAATTTCAATCCTGAAGATCGGAAAATTACAAAAGAAATAACCGCTTCAAACAATTTTCACAATAGTCTTGAGAATTTTGGCTTTGAGAATGTAAAAAGATTAGAAGGTAATATTGGTTATATTAATTTCAAAGGATTTGCAGAGCCCAATTCGAGTGCCAAAACGTTAGCATCAGCAATGGATTTTGTGGCTCATACTAATTCATTAATTATTGATCTTAGAGAAAATAGAGGTGGAGATAATGGAATGCTCTTGCTATTTTGCAGCTATTTCTTTAAAGAGAAAACCAATTTGTATTGCACCTATTTCAGAGATAAAGAAAAAACAGTACAGAATAACACGCTATCAAAAGTGCCTGGTCAAAAATATCTCAATAAGAATGTTTACATTCTTACCAGTAAACAATCTTTCTCGGCGGCAGAAGGATTGGCTTACTTTTTAAAAGCATATAAATTAGCCCAGGTAATTGGTGAAAATACCGGTGGAGCAGCTAACCCTGTAGATCCGTTTATAATTGGGAATAAATATCTTCTATTAATTCCTACAGGAAAAGTAACAGCAGCAATAACAGGTGGAAACTGGGAACATACCGGAGTTAGTCCGGATATAAGCACAACTTCTGAAAAGGCTTTTAAAACCGCACATGTTTTGGCACTTAAAGAGATTCTGAAGAACAAAACAGAAACAGATTTAAATAAAAGTGATCTAGAAAAAGTAATACGTCAATTAGAAAATGAATAG
- a CDS encoding GNAT family N-acetyltransferase encodes MEKTLEQQTKFAKKAQEITARILLNGMFRELGNGKFYEGVPKYDTLTAKALQNSNYPLYLRFDLKKSELFLFAPVSYRSESSFHDYGSPVWAVDHKNQKIFEVDLDQLTAFVYKEFSESFNEKGFDQFIDRIHSSLKNMELTIAANSQNAEALTYSFLESEQQLPIGHNLHPFTKSRMGFSEEEQLHYGPEFGKAIQLDYFLIDKYSVRENSVLEMSCKELLESIVSLPENIEKEYLTDGEVLSDFYIVPCHPWEVQYLLLSQEGKEMVQLRKLIPIGALGDEFYSTSSIRTLYNLDSAWMPKFSLHVLMTGSIRINSFKDLKRGYASSLWWKTVAHSFEKNFSHFKLLLEPASLGVHHNGKNIESLNLLLRENTFKPKDKVLLLARLCQDEPADESSFVQRFFKDVADCLETTKEEAISVWFEAYIKLLIAPLNHLYSQYGMAPEAHQQNLLIGLNDNLLPETLFVRDGQGYLLRESARDQYQDLLKDHIEIEELFIRDERLLDIISHHLLVSNLSALITSLGKTGWVKERDLIDKVYKEFVKLNHEDPSDITRYALTNRYWGTKANLQSAILDMDGGINASSLSYARVPNLLHKHFFSDQLINPKGKEVFFRRYFEKEDVTITMRPIDLDEDLEMLHEWFNREHAVKVWQMNWPIDELETYYRLMLPSEEGHSYIVLSNGEPSCNIEVYWPCRDIVGDYYEVLPTDYGTHQFIAPTDPKKKYVSPSTQSMVDYVFAQSEVGKMVGEGSVDSLASMMNKAHVGFKVEKVIEMPHKKANLNFCYREWYWEKFPQNKDVQINATITENE; translated from the coding sequence ATGGAGAAGACTTTGGAACAACAAACTAAGTTTGCAAAAAAAGCGCAGGAAATTACTGCGAGAATCCTGTTAAACGGAATGTTTCGTGAACTTGGAAATGGAAAATTCTACGAAGGGGTTCCAAAATATGATACACTTACAGCTAAAGCACTCCAAAACAGTAATTATCCATTATACCTAAGATTCGACTTAAAGAAAAGCGAACTATTTTTGTTTGCTCCTGTTTCTTACCGCTCTGAAAGTTCTTTCCATGATTATGGATCTCCAGTATGGGCTGTTGATCATAAAAACCAAAAGATTTTTGAAGTGGATCTGGATCAGCTGACTGCATTTGTATATAAAGAATTCTCAGAAAGCTTTAACGAAAAAGGATTTGATCAGTTCATTGATAGAATTCACAGCAGTTTAAAAAATATGGAATTGACCATCGCTGCCAATTCACAAAATGCTGAAGCATTAACCTATTCTTTTTTAGAATCTGAACAACAGCTTCCAATAGGTCATAACCTGCACCCTTTTACAAAATCCAGAATGGGTTTTTCAGAAGAAGAGCAACTTCATTATGGTCCTGAATTCGGTAAAGCGATCCAGCTTGACTATTTTTTGATCGATAAATACAGTGTACGGGAAAATTCTGTCCTGGAAATGTCATGTAAAGAGTTATTGGAGAGCATCGTTTCATTACCTGAAAATATTGAAAAAGAATATCTGACAGATGGCGAGGTACTTTCTGATTTTTATATCGTTCCATGCCACCCCTGGGAAGTACAGTATCTTCTGTTATCACAGGAGGGTAAAGAAATGGTACAACTCCGAAAACTAATTCCTATCGGAGCATTAGGAGATGAATTCTATTCTACATCTTCTATAAGAACTCTTTACAACCTGGATAGTGCCTGGATGCCTAAGTTCTCTTTGCATGTTCTGATGACAGGGTCTATAAGAATAAATAGTTTTAAAGATCTTAAAAGAGGTTACGCTTCTTCTTTATGGTGGAAGACCGTAGCTCATTCTTTTGAGAAAAACTTCAGTCATTTTAAATTATTATTGGAACCTGCTTCATTAGGGGTACATCATAACGGAAAAAATATAGAAAGTCTAAACTTATTACTCCGTGAAAATACCTTTAAACCAAAGGACAAAGTATTATTACTGGCAAGGCTATGTCAGGATGAACCTGCCGATGAATCCAGCTTTGTACAACGTTTTTTCAAAGATGTTGCAGATTGTCTGGAGACTACCAAGGAAGAAGCTATCAGCGTTTGGTTTGAGGCTTATATCAAGCTTCTTATTGCGCCTTTAAACCACCTTTACAGTCAATATGGCATGGCTCCTGAAGCCCATCAGCAGAATTTACTGATTGGATTGAATGATAATCTATTGCCTGAAACTCTTTTTGTAAGAGACGGACAAGGGTATCTGTTGAGAGAAAGCGCAAGAGACCAATACCAGGATCTTTTAAAAGATCATATTGAAATTGAAGAACTTTTTATCAGAGATGAAAGACTTCTTGATATTATTTCACATCATCTTTTGGTAAGTAATTTATCTGCACTGATTACATCATTGGGTAAAACAGGATGGGTAAAAGAAAGAGATCTTATCGATAAGGTTTATAAGGAATTTGTAAAGCTGAATCATGAAGATCCATCTGATATCACCCGCTATGCATTAACAAATCGCTATTGGGGAACAAAAGCCAATTTACAATCAGCCATTCTTGATATGGATGGTGGCATCAATGCTTCTTCTCTTTCATACGCCAGAGTACCCAATCTGCTTCATAAGCACTTCTTTTCAGATCAGCTGATTAATCCGAAAGGAAAAGAGGTTTTCTTCAGACGCTATTTTGAGAAAGAAGATGTTACCATTACCATGCGTCCGATTGATCTTGATGAGGATCTTGAAATGCTTCATGAATGGTTCAACCGTGAACATGCAGTAAAAGTATGGCAAATGAACTGGCCGATTGATGAACTGGAAACCTATTACCGTCTGATGTTACCAAGCGAGGAAGGACACAGTTATATCGTATTAAGCAATGGCGAACCTTCATGTAATATTGAAGTATATTGGCCATGCAGAGACATAGTAGGAGATTACTATGAAGTACTTCCTACAGATTATGGAACACACCAGTTCATAGCCCCTACAGATCCTAAAAAGAAATATGTCTCTCCTTCCACACAATCGATGGTTGATTACGTATTTGCTCAATCAGAGGTAGGAAAAATGGTTGGTGAAGGTTCTGTAGATTCTCTGGCGTCGATGATGAATAAAGCACATGTAGGTTTTAAAGTCGAGAAAGTTATTGAAATGCCTCATAAAAAGGCCAACCTTAATTTCTGCTACAGAGAATGGTACTGGGAAAAATTCCCTCAAAACAAAGATGTACAAATCAATGCAACAATCACTGAAAATGAATAA
- a CDS encoding Fe(II)-2OG oxygenase family protein — protein sequence MNSLKILEKSSLTAERLLPVAIEITDGERKMIMEAVDYLEKKYGNFENREFVMQVHQLASYFLPERLLKVLASFASDFSENQYGALIFQGLFDIDQEKIGSTPANWQSADYSKFNQYGFACALIHGALPSKPVQYYSQRKGGGLIHAIIPDEKMRETQTGSGSATDLYVHTEDAFLKHQADFLSFMYIRNEEQVPSTLYSIRSHENIREEYRPLFDPIFKIPKDANLQTEAEEVDTLDAVLYGNRDLPFMRFDAAEQLFNPDIKQTDLAHHALSKFWQEAKNLIYSDFTPQAGDVIVVNNHLCAHGRSAFRAGVKSINGVEHTCERRIMLRMMSKVSLLDMRGHTLKEDPFFVIEEHLGKNFANF from the coding sequence ATGAATTCTTTAAAAATTCTAGAAAAAAGCAGTTTGACTGCAGAGCGGCTACTTCCTGTAGCTATTGAAATTACAGATGGCGAGCGCAAGATGATCATGGAGGCAGTGGATTATCTTGAGAAAAAATATGGTAATTTCGAAAACCGTGAATTTGTAATGCAGGTCCATCAGCTTGCCTCTTACTTTTTACCGGAGAGATTGCTAAAAGTATTGGCTTCTTTTGCCAGTGACTTTTCTGAAAATCAGTATGGGGCTCTTATTTTCCAGGGACTTTTTGATATTGATCAGGAAAAAATAGGCAGTACCCCTGCTAATTGGCAATCAGCAGATTATTCAAAATTCAATCAATATGGATTTGCCTGTGCATTGATACACGGAGCTCTTCCGTCTAAACCGGTACAATATTATTCACAACGTAAAGGAGGTGGATTGATCCATGCGATCATTCCGGATGAAAAAATGCGTGAAACACAGACCGGATCGGGATCTGCAACTGATTTATATGTACATACTGAAGATGCTTTCCTTAAACATCAGGCTGACTTTTTAAGCTTTATGTATATCCGTAATGAGGAGCAGGTGCCATCAACCCTATACTCTATCCGTTCCCATGAAAATATCCGGGAGGAGTACAGACCTTTATTCGATCCTATTTTTAAGATCCCTAAGGATGCCAATTTACAAACCGAAGCAGAAGAAGTAGACACTTTGGATGCGGTTCTGTACGGTAATAGAGATCTTCCTTTTATGCGTTTCGATGCTGCAGAGCAACTGTTTAATCCAGATATCAAGCAGACTGATCTGGCACATCATGCGCTTAGCAAATTCTGGCAGGAAGCAAAAAACCTGATCTATTCAGATTTTACTCCTCAGGCTGGAGATGTTATCGTGGTGAATAACCATTTGTGTGCTCACGGACGATCTGCTTTCCGTGCCGGTGTGAAAAGTATCAACGGTGTCGAACATACCTGTGAAAGAAGAATCATGCTAAGGATGATGAGTAAGGTAAGTCTTCTTGATATGAGAGGACATACACTGAAAGAAGATCCATTCTTTGTTATAGAAGAGCATTTAGGTAAAAACTTTGCGAACTTCTAA